The proteins below come from a single Streptomyces sp. B3I8 genomic window:
- a CDS encoding YjbQ family protein — MPEAFTTRVLNVSSGSSERVVDLTRDCEAFLRDAAAGRDGLLNVFVPHATAGVAVIETGAGSDDDLLAALHTLLPADDRWQHRHGSPGHGRDHVLPALVPPHATLPVVDGTLQLGTWQSVCLVDTNVDNADRTVRLSFLG; from the coding sequence ATGCCCGAAGCCTTCACCACTCGTGTCCTGAACGTGTCCTCCGGCAGCTCGGAGAGGGTCGTCGACCTCACCCGCGACTGCGAGGCCTTCCTGCGCGACGCCGCGGCGGGCCGTGACGGCCTGCTGAACGTCTTCGTCCCGCACGCCACCGCGGGCGTCGCGGTCATCGAGACCGGCGCCGGCAGCGACGACGACCTGCTCGCGGCCCTGCACACCCTGCTGCCCGCCGACGACCGCTGGCAGCACCGCCACGGCAGCCCCGGCCACGGCCGCGACCACGTCCTGCCGGCCCTCGTCCCGCCCCACGCCACCCTCCCGGTGGTCGACGGCACGCTCCAGCTCGGCACATGGCAGTCCGTGTGCCTGGTCGACACGAACGTGGACAATGCCGACCGCACGGTCCGGTTGAGCTTTTTGGGATGA
- a CDS encoding NAD(P)-binding domain-containing protein, with the protein MNDSGAREVDVVVIGAGQAGLSAAYHLRRTGSEPETGFVVLDHAPRPGGAWQFRWPSLTYGKVHGMHSLPGMELTDADPERPSSEVIAAYFAAYESAFDLRVRRPVDVSAVREGVGGRLRVESSAGVWSARALINATGTWDRPFWPRYPGRDTFRGRQLHTAQYPGPEEFAGQRVIVVGGGASGTQHLMEIAPYAAETTWVTRRPPVFRDVPFTEDVGRAAVALVEERVRRGLPPQSVVSVTGLPLNDAIRQALADGVLDRRPMFDRMTENGVEWDDGQRVDADVVLWATGFRAAIGHLAPLRLREPGGGIRVEGTRAVADPRVHLVGYGPSASTIGANRAGRAAVRDILRLPTAEPAAVA; encoded by the coding sequence ATGAACGACAGTGGGGCGCGTGAGGTCGACGTCGTGGTCATCGGTGCCGGGCAGGCGGGGCTGTCCGCCGCGTACCATCTGCGGCGCACAGGCTCCGAGCCGGAGACCGGTTTCGTGGTCCTGGACCACGCCCCGCGCCCGGGTGGCGCCTGGCAGTTCCGCTGGCCGTCGCTGACGTACGGCAAGGTGCACGGGATGCACTCGCTGCCGGGCATGGAGCTGACGGACGCGGACCCGGAGCGCCCCTCCTCCGAGGTGATCGCCGCGTATTTCGCCGCGTACGAGAGCGCCTTCGACCTACGGGTGCGGCGTCCGGTGGACGTCTCCGCCGTGCGGGAGGGCGTGGGCGGCCGGCTACGTGTGGAGTCCTCCGCCGGTGTCTGGTCGGCACGGGCGCTGATCAACGCGACCGGCACCTGGGACCGCCCGTTCTGGCCCCGCTACCCGGGCCGGGACACCTTCCGCGGACGGCAGTTGCACACCGCCCAGTACCCCGGCCCCGAGGAGTTCGCCGGGCAGCGGGTGATCGTGGTGGGCGGTGGCGCGTCCGGGACCCAGCACCTGATGGAGATCGCCCCGTACGCCGCCGAGACCACGTGGGTCACCCGGCGCCCGCCGGTCTTCCGCGACGTTCCGTTCACCGAGGACGTGGGGCGGGCCGCCGTGGCGCTGGTCGAGGAACGGGTGCGCCGGGGGCTGCCGCCCCAGAGCGTCGTCTCGGTGACCGGGCTGCCGCTGAACGACGCGATCCGGCAGGCGCTCGCCGACGGCGTCCTGGACCGCAGGCCGATGTTCGACCGGATGACGGAGAACGGCGTGGAGTGGGACGACGGGCAGCGGGTGGACGCCGACGTCGTCCTGTGGGCGACCGGTTTTCGGGCCGCCATCGGGCACCTCGCCCCACTGCGGCTGCGTGAGCCGGGCGGTGGCATCCGCGTCGAGGGCACCCGCGCGGTGGCCGACCCCCGCGTCCACCTCGTCGGCTACGGTCCCTCGGCCAGCACCATCGGTGCCAACCGGGCGGGCCGGGCGGCGGTACGGGACATCCTCCGTCTGCCGACCGCGGAACCGGCAGCGGTCGCCTGA
- a CDS encoding ABC transporter ATP-binding protein, with protein sequence MPRDDINWTPSPGTSPDQPRQVRRILRLFKPYRGRLTVVGLLVGASSLVAVATPFLLREILDVAIPQGRTGLLSLLALGMILSAVVTSVFGVLQTLVSTTVGQRVMHDLRTQVYGRLQRMSLAFFTRTRTGEVQSRIANDIGGMQATVTSTATSLVSNVTSVVATVVAMIALDWRLTVASLLLLPVFVWISRRVGRERKKIATQRQKQMAVMAATVTESLSVSGILLGRTMGRADSLTHSFAAESESLVDLEVRSNMAGRWRMAVISVVMAAMPAFIYWVAGIALQVGGPSISLGTLVAFVSLQQGLFRPTVSLLATGVQIQTSLALFQRIFEYLDLPIDITERENPVHLDKVRGEIRFEKVAFAYDDKSGPILRDIDLSIPAGGSLAVVGPTGSGKSTLSHLVPRLYDVTGGRVTLDGTDVRDLDFDTLARAVGVVSQETYLFHASVAENLRFAKPEATDEELYAAATAAQIHDHIASLPDGYDTVVGERGHRFSGGEKQRLAIARTILRDPPVLILDEATSALDTRTEHAVQEAIDALSANRTTLTIAHRLSTIRGADQIVVLDSGRTVERGTHDELLARGGRYAALVNRDAQLEPTG encoded by the coding sequence ATGCCCCGCGACGACATCAACTGGACCCCGTCCCCCGGCACCTCGCCCGACCAGCCCCGGCAGGTGCGCCGCATCCTGAGACTCTTCAAGCCCTACCGCGGCCGGCTCACGGTCGTCGGCCTCCTGGTCGGCGCCTCCTCGCTGGTCGCCGTCGCGACACCCTTCCTGCTCAGGGAGATTCTCGACGTCGCGATCCCCCAGGGCCGCACCGGGCTGCTGAGCCTGCTGGCGCTCGGCATGATCCTCAGCGCCGTCGTCACCAGCGTCTTCGGTGTCCTGCAGACCCTGGTCTCCACGACCGTCGGCCAGCGCGTCATGCACGACCTGCGCACCCAGGTCTACGGTCGGCTGCAGCGCATGTCGCTCGCGTTCTTCACCCGCACCCGCACCGGCGAGGTGCAGTCCCGCATCGCCAACGACATCGGCGGCATGCAGGCGACCGTCACCTCCACCGCGACCTCCCTGGTCTCCAACGTCACCAGTGTCGTCGCCACCGTCGTGGCCATGATCGCCCTCGACTGGCGGCTCACCGTCGCCTCGCTGCTCCTGCTGCCGGTCTTCGTCTGGATCAGCCGCCGGGTGGGCAGGGAGCGCAAGAAGATCGCCACCCAGCGCCAGAAACAGATGGCCGTCATGGCGGCGACGGTCACCGAGTCGCTCTCGGTGAGCGGCATCCTGCTCGGCCGCACCATGGGCCGTGCCGATTCCCTCACCCACTCCTTCGCCGCCGAGTCCGAGAGCCTCGTCGACCTCGAAGTCCGGTCGAACATGGCCGGGCGCTGGCGCATGGCCGTCATCAGCGTCGTCATGGCCGCCATGCCCGCCTTCATCTACTGGGTGGCGGGCATCGCCCTCCAGGTCGGCGGACCGTCGATCTCCCTGGGCACGCTGGTCGCGTTCGTCTCCCTGCAACAGGGCCTGTTCCGGCCGACCGTCAGCCTGCTGGCCACGGGAGTACAGATCCAGACCTCCCTGGCACTGTTCCAGCGCATCTTCGAATACCTCGACCTTCCCATCGACATCACCGAGCGGGAGAACCCCGTCCACCTGGACAAGGTCAGGGGCGAGATCCGTTTCGAGAAGGTCGCCTTCGCCTACGACGACAAGAGCGGTCCCATCCTGCGGGACATCGACCTCTCGATCCCGGCCGGCGGCAGCCTCGCCGTCGTCGGCCCCACCGGCTCCGGCAAGTCCACGCTCAGCCATCTGGTGCCCAGGCTGTACGACGTCACGGGCGGCCGGGTCACCCTCGACGGCACCGACGTGCGCGACCTGGACTTCGACACGCTGGCCCGCGCGGTCGGCGTCGTCTCCCAGGAGACATACCTCTTCCACGCTTCGGTCGCCGAGAACCTCAGATTCGCCAAGCCCGAGGCCACCGACGAGGAGCTGTACGCGGCGGCCACGGCGGCGCAGATCCACGACCACATCGCGTCCCTGCCCGACGGCTACGACACGGTGGTGGGCGAGCGCGGCCACCGATTCTCGGGCGGGGAGAAACAACGCCTCGCCATCGCCCGCACCATCCTCCGGGACCCGCCCGTGCTCATCCTCGACGAGGCGACCAGCGCCCTGGACACCCGCACCGAGCACGCCGTGCAGGAGGCAATCGACGCGCTGTCGGCCAACCGCACCACCCTGACCATCGCCCACCGGCTCTCCACCATCCGCGGCGCCGATCAGATCGTGGTCCTGGACTCCGGGCGCACGGTCGAACGAGGGACGCACGACGAACTGCTGGCCCGGGGGGGCCGGTACGCGGCGCTCGTCAACCGGGACGCCCAGCTGGAGCCGACGGGATGA
- a CDS encoding MarR family winged helix-turn-helix transcriptional regulator translates to MRLTRRVHRIQKHHLQERNLGVTPAQSRLLRTLAHYGEPPRMADLAARLEVVPRAVTTLVDGLEASGKVRRVPDPTNRRVTRIELTDDGLASLRELHAARRSAVEEILAPLSVDQRTALEDLLDALVEGPHGGGTRTAPPPNAPARPSDRPCPP, encoded by the coding sequence ATGCGGCTCACCCGTCGGGTGCACCGCATTCAGAAGCATCATCTGCAGGAGCGCAACCTGGGCGTCACCCCTGCCCAGTCCCGGCTGCTGCGCACTCTGGCGCACTACGGGGAGCCGCCGCGCATGGCGGATCTCGCCGCCCGGCTCGAGGTCGTTCCCCGGGCCGTGACGACGCTGGTCGACGGATTGGAGGCGAGCGGCAAGGTGCGCCGGGTGCCCGATCCCACGAACCGCCGGGTCACCCGGATCGAACTCACGGACGACGGATTGGCGTCACTGCGCGAACTGCACGCGGCACGCCGGTCGGCGGTGGAGGAGATCCTCGCGCCCCTGTCGGTCGATCAGCGCACGGCGCTCGAGGACCTGCTGGACGCGCTGGTGGAGGGACCGCACGGCGGCGGCACGCGGACCGCACCACCGCCGAACGCGCCCGCTAGACCTTCAGATCGGCCTTGTCCCCCATGA
- a CDS encoding ABC transporter ATP-binding protein: MQIQDLPYPDPGVPDARSGPRFLWWLFRNQLGGQLRSLLWGLLHFLSVSGLSFCVGLAVQSVVDGSATRLAWTGGLLALCGAAIALGDTMLHRTAVTNWITAAARVQQLLARKAALVGAALTRRVAAGEIVSVSTGDVEKIGWLVEAVSRFTAAAVTVIVVCVALVVYQPALGVLVAVGVPVLALAVLPLLPRATRRADVQREKAGRATELASDTVAGLRVLRGIGGEALFLDRYRRASQEVRKAAVHNARMWSLISAVQVLLPGLLLIAVVWRGVALARDGRIDVGELVTVYSSVLLLTYPLQHFEEFAMAYSFSRPSARRAARVLSLERATDAGGTGEAAVPSGDLYDPATGLLAPAGRLTAVVCGDPDAAGLLAERLGGHPAERSTSVLLGGVALDELPLDVARTAVLVQDKDPVLLSGTLRDLLDVPTSGLVGSEEALAAAQCGDVLDALAQASPSAREPLETRITERGRSLSGGQRQRLALARSLLTDPEVLVLDEPTSAVDAHTEARVAEGLRSLRAGRTTVVFTSSPLLLDLADRVVLVHHGAVAAVGEHRELVHTDPRYRAVVTRETDEETASARGDARAPAGTEPTPDAEDASPSADGVREEIEENA; encoded by the coding sequence ATGCAGATCCAAGACCTTCCGTATCCCGATCCGGGCGTGCCGGACGCACGTTCGGGTCCCCGCTTCCTGTGGTGGCTCTTCCGCAATCAGCTCGGGGGGCAGTTGCGGAGCCTGCTGTGGGGCCTGCTGCACTTCCTCTCCGTCTCCGGGCTGTCCTTCTGCGTCGGCCTGGCGGTGCAGTCCGTCGTCGACGGTTCCGCGACCCGGCTGGCCTGGACGGGCGGGCTGCTGGCCCTGTGCGGGGCCGCCATCGCCCTGGGCGACACGATGCTGCACCGCACCGCGGTGACCAACTGGATCACCGCTGCCGCCCGCGTCCAGCAGTTGCTGGCCCGCAAGGCCGCACTGGTCGGCGCGGCGCTGACCCGGCGGGTGGCCGCCGGAGAGATCGTCTCCGTGTCCACCGGTGACGTCGAGAAGATCGGCTGGCTGGTCGAGGCCGTGTCCCGGTTCACCGCCGCGGCGGTGACCGTCATCGTGGTCTGCGTGGCCCTCGTCGTCTATCAGCCGGCGCTCGGCGTGCTCGTCGCCGTCGGCGTTCCCGTGCTGGCGCTCGCCGTGCTGCCGCTGCTGCCGCGCGCCACCCGGCGCGCCGACGTCCAGCGCGAGAAGGCGGGCCGTGCCACCGAGCTGGCCTCGGACACCGTCGCCGGGTTGCGGGTACTGCGCGGCATCGGTGGTGAGGCGCTCTTCCTCGACCGCTACCGCCGGGCCTCCCAGGAGGTACGCAAGGCGGCGGTGCACAACGCCCGGATGTGGTCGCTGATCTCCGCCGTCCAGGTGCTGCTGCCCGGTCTGCTGCTGATCGCGGTGGTCTGGCGGGGCGTGGCCCTGGCGCGGGACGGCCGGATCGACGTCGGTGAACTGGTCACCGTCTACAGCTCGGTGCTGCTGCTGACCTATCCGTTGCAGCACTTCGAGGAGTTCGCGATGGCGTACTCCTTCTCGCGGCCCTCCGCGCGGCGGGCGGCCCGGGTGCTGTCCCTGGAGCGCGCCACCGACGCCGGGGGAACGGGAGAGGCCGCGGTGCCCTCCGGTGACCTGTACGACCCCGCGACCGGGCTGCTCGCCCCCGCCGGGCGGCTGACCGCGGTGGTCTGCGGGGACCCCGACGCGGCGGGTCTGCTGGCCGAACGGCTTGGCGGACATCCCGCCGAGAGGAGTACCTCCGTGCTGCTGGGCGGGGTGGCGCTGGACGAACTGCCGCTCGACGTGGCCCGCACCGCCGTCCTGGTGCAGGACAAGGATCCGGTGCTGCTCTCCGGCACGCTGCGCGATCTGCTGGACGTGCCCACCTCGGGTCTCGTCGGCAGCGAGGAGGCGCTCGCCGCCGCCCAGTGCGGTGACGTGCTGGACGCCCTGGCGCAGGCCTCGCCGTCCGCGCGGGAACCGCTGGAGACCCGGATCACCGAGCGCGGGCGTTCGCTGTCGGGCGGGCAGCGCCAGCGGCTGGCCCTGGCCCGGTCGCTGCTCACCGATCCGGAGGTGCTGGTGCTGGACGAGCCGACCTCCGCCGTCGACGCGCACACCGAGGCGCGTGTCGCCGAGGGTCTGCGCTCCCTGCGCGCCGGCCGTACCACCGTCGTGTTCACCTCCTCGCCGTTGCTGCTGGATCTGGCGGACCGGGTGGTCCTGGTGCACCACGGTGCGGTCGCGGCGGTCGGTGAGCACCGCGAGCTGGTGCACACCGACCCTCGGTACCGGGCGGTCGTGACGCGCGAGACCGACGAGGAGACCGCCTCGGCCCGAGGGGACGCCCGTGCGCCGGCCGGAACCGAACCGACCCCGGACGCGGAGGACGCGTCACCGTCGGCGGACGGTGTACGCGAAGAGATCGAGGAGAACGCATGA
- a CDS encoding ABC transporter ATP-binding protein: MIGVTPPAYDPAAPTTAHTLPVGAPATVRAYVVELFRRHRRAFLLLITVNTIAVVASMVGPYLLGGLVERVSEHARDIHLERVIALFVVALVVQAVFVRELRLRGAVLGERMLADLREDFLVRSVGLPPGVLERAGTGDLLSRITTDIDRLANAMREAVPQLAIGVVWAALLIGGLAVTAPPLAPAVLLAVPLLVVGCRWYFRRAPSAYRSEAAGYAAVAAALAETVDSGRTVEAHRLGGRRIALSELRVRQWTAWERYTLWLRSVLFPVVNLTHTTVLCSVLMVGGVFVLNGWIDVGQLTTGALIAQMLVEPVGMILRWYDELQVAQVSLARLVGVRDIEPDAGDGALTPEGRDIRADRVRFGYREGIDVLHQVSLSVAPGTRVALVGPSGAGKSTLGRLLAGIYAPREGAITLGGAELSRMPAERVRSHVALVNQEHHVFVGSLRDNLLLARTGAQDAELWAALGAVDADDWARALAEGLDTEVGSGGFALTPAQAQQIALARLVLADPHTLVLDEATSLLDPRAARHLERSLARVLDGRTVVAIAHRLHTAHDADIIAVVEEGRISELGSHVDLVAADGAYAALWRSWHG; encoded by the coding sequence ATGATCGGCGTGACGCCCCCGGCCTACGACCCGGCGGCCCCGACGACGGCGCACACGCTCCCCGTCGGCGCCCCGGCCACCGTGCGCGCGTACGTCGTCGAACTGTTCCGGCGGCACCGCCGGGCCTTCCTCCTCCTCATCACGGTGAACACGATCGCCGTGGTCGCCTCGATGGTGGGCCCGTACCTGCTGGGCGGCCTGGTGGAGCGGGTCTCCGAGCACGCCCGCGACATTCATCTGGAGCGCGTCATCGCGCTGTTCGTGGTGGCGCTCGTGGTCCAGGCCGTGTTCGTGCGGGAACTCCGTCTGCGCGGCGCGGTGCTCGGCGAGCGGATGCTCGCCGATCTGCGTGAGGACTTCCTTGTACGGTCGGTGGGACTGCCGCCCGGGGTCCTGGAGCGGGCCGGGACCGGCGACCTGCTCTCCCGGATCACCACCGACATCGACCGGCTGGCCAACGCGATGCGCGAGGCCGTCCCCCAGCTCGCCATCGGCGTGGTGTGGGCGGCGCTGCTGATCGGCGGCCTCGCCGTGACCGCACCGCCGCTCGCGCCGGCCGTGCTGCTCGCCGTGCCGCTGCTGGTGGTCGGCTGCCGCTGGTACTTCCGGCGGGCGCCGTCCGCCTACCGCTCCGAGGCCGCGGGCTACGCCGCCGTCGCCGCGGCCCTCGCCGAGACCGTGGACTCCGGCCGCACCGTCGAGGCGCACCGTCTCGGTGGACGCCGGATCGCACTGTCGGAGCTGCGTGTGCGGCAGTGGACCGCGTGGGAGCGGTACACGCTCTGGCTGCGGTCGGTGCTGTTCCCGGTCGTCAACCTCACGCACACCACCGTTCTCTGCTCGGTGCTGATGGTCGGCGGCGTCTTCGTCCTCAACGGCTGGATCGACGTCGGACAGCTCACCACGGGCGCCCTCATCGCGCAGATGCTGGTCGAACCGGTGGGCATGATCCTGCGCTGGTACGACGAGTTGCAGGTGGCCCAGGTGTCCCTGGCACGGCTGGTCGGCGTCCGGGACATCGAGCCCGACGCGGGCGACGGTGCGCTGACGCCCGAGGGCCGCGACATCCGGGCCGACCGTGTGCGCTTCGGCTACCGGGAAGGCATCGACGTACTGCACCAGGTGTCGCTGTCGGTCGCGCCCGGAACCCGGGTCGCGCTGGTCGGGCCGTCCGGGGCGGGGAAGTCCACACTGGGCCGGCTGCTCGCCGGTATCTACGCCCCTCGTGAAGGAGCGATCACCCTGGGCGGCGCCGAGCTGTCCCGGATGCCCGCCGAGCGGGTCCGCTCCCATGTCGCCCTCGTCAACCAGGAGCACCACGTCTTCGTGGGTTCCCTGCGCGACAACCTGCTGCTCGCCCGCACCGGCGCGCAGGACGCGGAACTGTGGGCGGCGCTGGGTGCGGTCGACGCGGACGACTGGGCGCGGGCGCTGGCCGAGGGACTGGACACCGAGGTGGGTTCCGGCGGCTTCGCCCTCACCCCCGCCCAGGCCCAGCAGATCGCGCTGGCCAGGCTGGTCCTCGCCGATCCGCACACCCTGGTCCTGGACGAGGCGACCTCGCTGCTCGACCCGCGTGCCGCCCGCCATCTGGAGCGTTCGCTCGCCCGAGTGCTGGATGGCCGCACCGTCGTCGCCATCGCCCACCGGCTGCACACGGCGCACGACGCGGACATCATCGCCGTGGTCGAGGAGGGCCGGATCAGTGAGCTCGGCAGCCATGTGGACCTGGTGGCCGCCGACGGGGCGTACGCGGCCCTGTGGCGTTCCTGGCACGGGTGA
- a CDS encoding ABC transporter permease: MSTVTYAVHDSMTMLRRNLKHAIRYPAVGFGSALTPILMLLLFVYAFGDSIGAGMGGGRDAYLDYLTPGIIIMGVAAGSMSTSIAVCSDMTEGIINRFRTMNITRSSFMTGHVLGSVLQTMMCLVPVVGIAFAVGFRSDASPLEWLAATGLLAAIAFAVTWLSAALGLISKTVESASNKPLLVQFLPFLGSAFVPADSMSPGLRWFAENQPFTPMTETLRGLLSGSAIGTNGWISLAWCAGIATVGYVWCRSLFNSTTTR; this comes from the coding sequence ATGAGCACTGTCACCTACGCCGTGCACGACTCGATGACGATGCTGCGGCGCAACCTGAAACACGCGATTCGCTACCCGGCCGTCGGTTTCGGCAGCGCGTTGACGCCCATCCTGATGCTGCTGCTTTTCGTGTATGCCTTCGGTGACTCCATCGGCGCGGGGATGGGCGGAGGGCGGGACGCGTATCTCGACTACCTGACGCCCGGCATCATCATCATGGGTGTGGCCGCCGGCTCGATGTCCACCTCGATCGCGGTGTGCTCCGACATGACCGAGGGCATCATCAACCGCTTCCGCACCATGAACATCACACGCTCGTCGTTCATGACGGGACACGTCCTCGGCAGCGTGCTGCAGACGATGATGTGCCTCGTCCCGGTCGTGGGGATCGCGTTCGCCGTCGGTTTCCGGTCGGACGCGAGCCCTCTCGAATGGCTCGCCGCCACCGGCCTCCTCGCGGCCATCGCGTTCGCGGTGACCTGGTTGTCGGCCGCGCTCGGACTGATCTCGAAGACCGTCGAGTCGGCGAGCAACAAGCCCCTGCTGGTCCAGTTCCTCCCGTTCCTCGGCTCGGCGTTCGTACCGGCGGACTCGATGTCGCCGGGGCTGCGCTGGTTCGCCGAGAACCAGCCCTTCACACCGATGACCGAGACGCTGCGCGGGCTGCTCTCCGGTTCGGCGATCGGCACCAACGGCTGGATATCCCTCGCCTGGTGCGCCGGCATCGCCACGGTCGGCTACGTGTGGTGCCGCTCGTTGTTCAACAGCACCACCACGCGCTGA
- a CDS encoding ATP-binding cassette domain-containing protein: MPTSKKEGGSRSEAVSTVGLRKSYGDTTVLDGIDLRVPAGSVFALLGPNGAGKTTTVQILSTLTAADGGQAQVAGHDVATSADGVRAAIGVTGQFAALDDLLTAEENLLLMADLLRLGKREGRDRVKELLQRFSIADIAHKRAATFSGGLRRRLDLAMTLVGDPQVIFLDEPTTGLDPRSRRTMWDTVRSLVAGGTTIFLTTQYLEEADQLADRIAVLDGGRIVAEGTADELKAQIPGSHVRLRLTDSDEYERAIAVFPGAVRDDENLTLRVAGDSGLDALRALLDRLDAAGVRAADFSVHTPDLDDVFLALTGDGTTGAGPDIDTSTPTPAKETSR, from the coding sequence ATGCCCACATCCAAAAAGGAGGGCGGCTCACGCTCGGAGGCCGTCTCCACCGTCGGCCTGCGCAAGTCCTATGGCGACACGACCGTGCTCGACGGGATCGATCTGCGTGTCCCGGCCGGATCCGTCTTCGCGCTGCTCGGCCCCAACGGCGCCGGCAAGACCACCACCGTACAGATCCTGTCCACGCTGACCGCCGCCGACGGAGGGCAGGCCCAGGTCGCCGGTCACGATGTCGCCACGTCAGCGGACGGGGTGCGTGCCGCGATCGGGGTCACCGGACAGTTCGCCGCGCTCGACGACCTGCTCACCGCCGAGGAGAACCTGCTCCTGATGGCCGATCTACTGCGCCTCGGCAAGAGGGAAGGGCGCGACCGCGTGAAGGAGTTGCTCCAGCGGTTCAGCATCGCGGACATCGCGCACAAGCGGGCCGCGACCTTCTCCGGCGGCTTGCGGCGTCGTCTCGATCTCGCCATGACGCTGGTGGGCGACCCGCAGGTGATCTTCCTGGACGAGCCGACGACCGGGCTCGACCCACGTAGCCGACGCACCATGTGGGACACGGTGCGCTCGCTGGTCGCGGGCGGCACCACGATCTTCCTCACCACTCAATACCTTGAGGAGGCCGACCAGTTGGCCGACCGGATCGCCGTGCTCGACGGCGGCCGGATAGTCGCCGAGGGCACCGCCGACGAACTCAAGGCACAGATCCCGGGCAGTCATGTACGACTGCGGCTCACCGACTCGGACGAGTACGAGCGTGCGATCGCTGTCTTCCCCGGCGCGGTCCGCGACGACGAGAACCTCACCCTGCGCGTGGCGGGCGACAGCGGGCTCGACGCGCTGCGCGCCCTTCTCGACCGGCTCGATGCCGCCGGTGTCCGTGCCGCCGACTTCTCCGTGCACACCCCCGACCTCGACGACGTGTTCCTCGCCCTCACCGGCGACGGCACCACCGGTGCGGGCCCCGACATCGACACCAGCACCCCGACTCCCGCCAAGGAGACCTCGCGATGA
- a CDS encoding DUF4097 family beta strand repeat-containing protein, whose translation MPSFDTSEPIAVTAHVGAGSLRLAAGDRSETVVEVRPRDPKRDKDVRAAEQTEIAYAGGELTIRTKERRMLGPSGLVDVTVALPADSRVDATGSWTQVIGVGRLGEVRVKTSGGDVRLDTTGPLALTVSHGSITVERVEGAAEVTASFGSLRFGTLSGSAVLKNSHGTTVVGAVIGDLRVSGANGDIDIARAEGSVTATTAHGALRIADVARGTVQMETSYGAIEVGIREGTAAWIDASSGSGQVRNTLSVSDAPATTEETVEVRARTRHGNIDVLRARA comes from the coding sequence ATGCCTTCTTTCGACACTTCCGAGCCCATCGCGGTCACCGCCCACGTGGGCGCCGGCTCCCTCCGCCTCGCCGCGGGCGACCGCTCCGAGACGGTCGTCGAGGTGCGGCCCCGCGACCCGAAGCGGGACAAGGACGTACGGGCCGCCGAGCAGACCGAGATCGCGTACGCGGGCGGTGAGCTGACCATCAGGACGAAGGAGCGTCGCATGCTCGGGCCCTCCGGTCTTGTCGACGTGACGGTGGCACTGCCCGCGGACTCGCGCGTCGACGCCACCGGTTCCTGGACCCAGGTGATCGGCGTGGGCCGGCTCGGCGAGGTCCGGGTCAAGACTTCGGGGGGTGATGTCCGCCTCGACACGACAGGGCCACTGGCACTGACCGTCTCCCACGGGTCGATCACAGTGGAACGGGTCGAGGGCGCGGCCGAGGTCACCGCCAGCTTCGGCAGTTTGCGCTTCGGTACTCTCAGCGGTTCCGCGGTCCTGAAGAACTCGCACGGCACCACGGTCGTCGGCGCCGTCATCGGTGACCTGCGAGTGAGCGGGGCCAACGGCGACATCGACATCGCGCGGGCCGAAGGCTCCGTCACCGCCACCACCGCTCACGGCGCCCTGCGGATCGCCGATGTCGCCCGCGGCACCGTGCAGATGGAAACCTCCTACGGCGCCATAGAGGTGGGAATCCGCGAGGGCACGGCCGCCTGGATCGATGCGAGCTCCGGTTCCGGGCAGGTGCGCAACACCCTTTCGGTTTCCGACGCCCCGGCGACCACCGAGGAGACCGTCGAGGTCCGTGCCCGGACCCGGCACGGCAACATCGACGTGCTGCGCGCCCGGGCCTGA
- a CDS encoding DUF5709 domain-containing protein yields the protein MSSADGWGDDVYQPDGSEIQEDSGLLDVEDTLESDGVADPLDRGWSPPERPWAVEHTGVTAAERRRGESLDQRLAEELPDPTAVDGDGIGDTPDGDGEPVDNEVGAARSGRLVAPDEGAHEDEESRLLATDVGIDGAAASAEEAAVHIVDEDTAPYA from the coding sequence GTGTCCAGCGCCGACGGATGGGGGGACGACGTCTACCAGCCCGACGGATCCGAGATCCAGGAGGACTCGGGACTTCTCGACGTCGAGGACACCCTGGAGAGCGACGGAGTGGCCGATCCACTCGATCGGGGCTGGTCGCCCCCGGAGCGGCCCTGGGCGGTGGAGCACACGGGGGTGACCGCGGCGGAGCGCAGGCGGGGCGAGTCTCTGGACCAACGTCTGGCGGAGGAGCTGCCCGACCCGACAGCCGTGGACGGCGACGGCATCGGCGACACGCCGGACGGTGACGGGGAGCCCGTCGACAACGAGGTGGGCGCCGCCCGTTCCGGTCGCCTGGTGGCTCCCGACGAAGGCGCTCACGAGGACGAGGAAAGCAGGCTCCTGGCCACGGATGTCGGCATCGACGGTGCCGCGGCGTCCGCCGAGGAGGCGGCCGTGCACATCGTCGACGAGGACACCGCCCCGTACGCCTGA